A stretch of the Oligoflexus sp. genome encodes the following:
- a CDS encoding response regulator, which yields MIQKPCLIIAEDSRTIRDQLLFFLKLPELDVLPAEDGLEALALFDANQDRVRMVLTDIHMPNLEGLELSRILREDRRFTGPIIVLTQQGDNAMIKRAKELGVNGWLIKPFKGDELLQIIKRVLLDHEKKKEVI from the coding sequence ATGATCCAAAAACCTTGTCTCATCATCGCTGAAGATAGTCGAACTATCCGCGATCAGCTCCTCTTTTTTCTAAAACTGCCCGAACTCGATGTTTTGCCGGCCGAAGATGGCCTGGAAGCTCTGGCTCTTTTTGATGCCAATCAGGACAGGGTGCGCATGGTGCTCACCGACATTCACATGCCGAATCTGGAAGGACTGGAACTCTCGCGCATCCTGCGGGAGGACCGGCGATTCACCGGCCCCATCATCGTGCTCACCCAGCAGGGGGACAATGCGATGATCAAAAGGGCCAAGGAACTGGGCGTGAATGGTTGGTTGATCAAACCCTTCAAAGGCGACGAACTGCTGCAGATCATCAAACGCGTGCTTTTGGATCACGAAAAAAAGAAGGAGGTCATCTGA